The genomic region GCCCAAAAATCTCGCTTCTCGTAATGCTGCTATAATGTAAAGAATAGCCGCAATTTCCATAAGTACTTCAGCAGTCAATCGAATCTTGGTTGATATCGTGCTCAGATACATTAATCTACAGTTCCTGCTAAGATTATTCCAcctaattagaaaaaaaaattgattgATTTGAAAAAGAAATTTGATTTATTTATCGAATTGCAACGTACCAATCGTGTTTGTTACTGGCAACAGACGATGCAATGTCATTTAGTGGTATCGTCGAATTTATGAAGATGAAATCGGTCGGACTTTTATCATTGTCAGGATACGAATGTTTGCTCGTTCGAGCGGGTGATTTGTAAGAGTTGTTAAAAAGTTCGTTCTCGTTTGGATTGCTCGGGAAGAAGGCGTTGCTCAAGGTGGATGTTATGTCGGTGACAACGTCGAACTTTAGTTTCCGGAATCGTGCCGCAGTTATATTCAAAGGGAATTTTAAGTTTGAAGCGAAAGCGGTACTAACGAGTTTGTCGAGGAGAAGGAAAAGGGACGAATTTTCGATTTCATTCGATAGCAGGCTTGGGATGGTAACATTCGAGGCAATATCATCTACCTTTGATATGGATGTGATTGGTATTTcggtcgatgcgaaagaggTTTGCGTAGCGATCATCGGTGGACCAGGTCTTAGGGTAAAGCTGACCAGTGACAAAACAAAGTAAAAACAAAAAAGGAAAAACTGACGATAGAACCGAGACTTGACAAAGGTATTCCATTTCGCGTTCAACAGGTCAACTAAAACACCGTCCATCAATTCCAAGTGCTCGTCCCTTTCCTAGAAATACAAGAATAAATATTTATCGTTCATACATTTCGATAAATAACGTGTAAGTAGAATAAACATAAAAGAGACTCCCGCTTACGCCAAATACTACCAAATTCAGAGCGGAATTGTGACTGATGCTTCCTGTGGTAACGTCAATGGTATCGACTTGGGAAAGAGGATATGCCGCGCACGTAATGCTACCAATTTGCCAATAAATTTCCCTTTCGATGTTCAAAATGTGGAAAAACATTTCAATCCTTGCTAATTTCGCCGACAGTGTTAAAGGCGTCAAATGTTGAGCATTTCTGATCGCTAACGATGCACCCACTTCGTACGCCATATCGAATGTAGCCTGACTCGAGAAAGACGCATCGATCGATTTTTGATTTTCAATGCGGGTGTGCGCGATCACTCgatatgaaataaaatgaaataaaatagaaacacaaaaaaaataaagagaatTCTTACTAATTTTTCATAGATCACCAGCATATGTAAAACGGTATTTCCATTTGTGTCTTGTTTGTTTGGATCTGCACCCCTAGCGAGTATTAATCTGTAACATTCTTCCTGTCCCAAACACGCAGCAAAGCTCAAAGGATATTCGCCCCAGTAAACGTACCTACGTATTTACGCATACGAAATCGCAAATAAAAGAGCAGCCCGCGCGCATCCGCATCAACTTCTCTCCTCTACCTTCTTTACCCGTTGTAATTTGTTTCCGGATTCACGCAAACCCATTCGTGATCCAGACTGTCTGACCTGGACGCCTTCTGGTCCTCCGGGCACATGAAGTTCCCCACGCATCTTTCGTGCACGTCGGCACCGCTATCCAAAAGAAACTTTACCAAAGCTGGATCTTCGTTTACTATCGCGATATGTAACGCGCTTTCACCTATCGAAGAAACGAATGAACGAAACCAAGTAGAAGGGCAGACAGACAAAGGAAAGAGTATACTAACCGTAATATTCATCACTGATATACACATCATTGATAAGCTTTGGATAAAAACGTAACAAACGTTTAGCTAGATCAATGTGAATAGCAGTTGCATGCAGCATACACAAATGTAGAATAGTTTCTCCGACTGCTCCTCTTTCGCTCAGACTCCAACACACCAATCTATATTTGCTCTTATCTGTTATACATATGCAATATTACATGTATACATTCTAGGACGCAATAATACGTAGCTATGTAATTCTGTCTGTCTCTCGGTTCTAATGATCGTTTACCTATTTTCGTCTCATCCGTTTCCTCCTCGCCTATATCTTTGTCTATGTCGTAATCAGCTGGATTCTCCATAGCCTTCAACGGTGGGAGCTATTACACGATTGATAGAACAAAACGAAAGGTTCAGGCCAATGTTATTATCACGCGTATCTCGATCTACTTTGAACAATGATTTTTTACCATTTTGTGCTTCGGCCGATCTTTGTTTCGCAGCAATACTAGCTTTTCAATTGGAATCCATTTACCTCTACCCTTATTGTACAAATACGGTTCTACTTTTGTTCTTAAAGCGTGATCCAATTCCGCATACTGCTTTGTTTGCGTCGCCCTTTTCATCATATCTACCAATAAACCACCGCCTACATCAGAACAAAATTCCCTTTTTATAAACGTCCGTTTCACTAAATCCTTTTTCTCATTTCTCATTTCATTCACCTTTCAAATCGACTAATTTGTAAAGCAAAATAGACGAAGCGTCCGTCTGTTTTTTCACTCCACTAGCTACGTTGCTTTCCGTATTTCCCATCACTTTTCTACTATATTACGTCTTATGCTAAAATACAGAATACACGTTATTCAATTCGATGCCAGTAACGCCTAACAGATACTGACCATTCGTAGTTCGTTTCGTTACCATGGAATACCTTTTTCTTTCTATCGACCACGCAAATACGTTCCATCAAAGATACTTCCACACAATCATTTGTCTTCTGCCGGTAAATGACCGGTATTTCTACTGAGCAAAATTCGTCAAATAAATGGGTAACTAGCTTTTTGaaatttcctttcctttcctttcaacTTCGACAAATATCCTTTCCCTCAATTGTAAGGCGTAAAGATTTCTCCGGAGCCACATAGGAATACATGTGCACATAGGAACCGAAACATCAGTACACTTGTAACTCtgctacatacatatatattgaTTAGTCATAAATTGGTTATGTTCATATGGTACATTAttcaaaggaaaagaaaagaaaagaaaaagagaaatagcaatggaaaagaatatattatatataaagaaaaaaaaaaacagaacacAGACAAGGCCCCGGAGGGATTCGAACCCTCGATCTCCTGTTTACTAGACAGGCGCTTTAACCAACTAAGCCACGGCGCCGACTTGATAGCTCCCTTtcaatatatgtacatatagagatatatgtgtgtgtgtgtatgtacaaatAATATTAAGAGAAGAAAATATTCTCattcaattattttaaataactaaaatattgTTAACAGAAATGTTAACAGATTGAGTGACGATACAAGTATAGTATACTTACCCACTATATTATACCTACTTACTAAATTGACTTAACTTGATTAATAAATTTTGAACTGAAAAATTTCGTTTAAAATGGCGAGTTGCTGCCAACCTCCCTAGACGCACACGCATTCTCGACATACACAGGCTCCTAAACTTTCCCGCACTGCAGGACCACATCACACAAATAGTCACTAACTTTAATACAAAGTTACCAGCCCACTCAACTCACACATGAAAAATGTACCACCACACTGGTAACTCTCAAGCTGGCTTGCCTGTCCCTCACCAATTATCAAGTAGCCTACAACTATGTGAATatgtaataatataaatatgtaaATACAAATAGCCATAAATAAAAATACTAACTCACTAACTTAAAATGAGGGATCTACGTAACCAACTCCAACTAACTCCCCCATCCATAGCAAAAAAGACGTACCCCTCACCTCTCATGTATATAGGTTTTACTACAATTTTCCTCAAACACCTACCTCAAATTGTGCCAAAAACCAAAGTGTCCAAAGTTCACCGACACTTGGcgttaaaaaaatgtaattattaaCATCGAATACATTTAAAAATACTGTATATTACATGTA from Xylocopa sonorina isolate GNS202 chromosome 2, iyXylSono1_principal, whole genome shotgun sequence harbors:
- the Nan gene encoding transient receptor potential cation channel subfamily V member nanchung, whose amino-acid sequence is MGNTESNVASGVKKQTDASSILLYKLVDLKGGGLLVDMMKRATQTKQYAELDHALRTKVEPYLYNKGRGKWIPIEKLVLLRNKDRPKHKMLPPLKAMENPADYDIDKDIGEEETDETKIDKSKYRLVCWSLSERGAVGETILHLCMLHATAIHIDLAKRLLRFYPKLINDVYISDEYYGESALHIAIVNEDPALVKFLLDSGADVHERCVGNFMCPEDQKASRSDSLDHEWVCVNPETNYNGYVYWGEYPLSFAACLGQEECYRLILARGADPNKQDTNGNTVLHMLVIYEKLATFDMAYEVGASLAIRNAQHLTPLTLSAKLARIEMFFHILNIEREIYWQIGSITCAAYPLSQVDTIDVTTGSISHNSALNLVVFGERDEHLELMDGVLVDLLNAKWNTFVKSRFYRQFFLFCFYFVLSLVSFTLRPGPPMIATQTSFASTEIPITSISKVDDIASNVTIPSLLSNEIENSSLFLLLDKLVSTAFASNLKFPLNITAARFRKLKFDVVTDITSTLSNAFFPSNPNENELFNNSYKSPARTSKHSYPDNDKSPTDFIFINSTIPLNDIASSVASNKHDWWNNLSRNCRLMYLSTISTKIRLTAEVLMEIAAILYIIAALREARFLGLNMFIENLMTAPSRVMFLFSCCILLSFPLLRLTCADRIEDMLAVVVMLTTAPYFLFFCRGFKTVGPFVVMIYRMIMGDLLRFVSIYLVFVMGFSQAYYIIFLSFDNPNTPEGVDDSMSNPMPSPAESIMAMFLMSMTNFGDYYGAFERTQHEMEAKLLFVLYMAIVAILLVNMLIAMMGNTYQKIAETRNEWQRQWARIVLVVERGVSPKERLKKLMDYSQPMSDGRRALVLRLNQSEEDKEEMKEILEMKRTHDRLCKSRQSKIAMEKTI